A portion of the Bacillus thuringiensis genome contains these proteins:
- a CDS encoding LysR substrate-binding domain-containing protein, with protein MDIRKMRYFITVAEELNFSRAAERLMMAQPPLSQEIRKLEEELGVQLFHRTKRMVELTEAGKIFLEGARQTLLQVDRTIKETQLADEGKIGHLIIGFVDSTETVIDILNIFRERFPKIQLILREMTTDQQIKALYEKQIHIGFIRSEQNNEILSSEVCSEECLKLVLYENHPFVSLPNISIKSLVDEPFILFPRHFGTNFYDLIISYFWEHKVSLNIVQEAVQMQTIVNLVAAGIGISVVPSSVESYKKSGVMYKDIQENTPKINLYAGWRKDEKSVVLENFLTAVREVYTTSQCELNR; from the coding sequence ATGGATATTCGTAAAATGAGATATTTCATAACAGTGGCAGAAGAATTAAACTTTAGTCGTGCAGCAGAGCGTCTTATGATGGCACAACCTCCTTTAAGTCAAGAAATTCGAAAATTGGAAGAAGAATTAGGAGTTCAACTTTTTCACCGGACAAAAAGAATGGTTGAACTTACCGAGGCGGGGAAAATCTTTTTAGAAGGTGCTAGGCAAACATTACTTCAAGTAGATAGAACTATTAAAGAAACACAGCTTGCAGATGAAGGGAAAATCGGGCATTTAATCATTGGTTTTGTCGATTCTACAGAAACAGTTATAGACATATTAAACATATTTCGAGAACGGTTTCCAAAAATTCAGCTCATATTACGTGAGATGACAACAGACCAGCAAATAAAAGCGCTTTACGAAAAACAAATTCATATTGGATTTATTCGTTCGGAGCAAAATAATGAAATATTATCTTCTGAAGTTTGTTCTGAAGAGTGTTTAAAGCTGGTTTTGTATGAAAATCACCCTTTCGTTTCGTTACCTAATATTTCAATCAAATCATTAGTGGATGAACCATTTATTTTATTTCCTCGTCATTTCGGTACAAATTTTTATGATTTAATTATTAGTTACTTTTGGGAACATAAAGTAAGTTTAAATATTGTTCAAGAGGCAGTTCAAATGCAAACAATTGTAAACTTAGTTGCAGCCGGAATAGGGATTTCAGTCGTTCCATCATCGGTGGAAAGCTATAAAAAATCAGGAGTCATGTATAAAGATATTCAAGAAAATACACCAAAAATAAATTTATATGCTGGATGGAGGAAGGATGAAAAGTCTGTCGTGTTAGAGAACTTTTTAACAGCTGTTAGAGAAGTTTATACGACTTCACAATGTGAACTTAACAGATAA
- a CDS encoding cell wall hydrolase, whose translation MPLIPYNESDVDLLARLIRAEAEGEGRQGEELVGCVVVNRVFCDCLDFKQLRSVRDAVYQSPGGFEAVQYGYFYQRARDSEKEIARKVLQGQWRWPARWALWYFRPVGACPPEWYNQPFVGQFKSHCFYEPSGDECPKMYSR comes from the coding sequence ATGCCCCTTATTCCATACAACGAAAGTGATGTTGATTTACTAGCTCGTTTAATTCGTGCTGAAGCTGAAGGCGAAGGTCGCCAAGGTGAGGAGCTTGTTGGATGCGTTGTCGTAAATCGTGTATTTTGTGATTGCTTAGATTTTAAACAACTCCGGTCTGTACGTGATGCAGTATACCAAAGCCCCGGCGGATTCGAAGCAGTGCAATACGGGTATTTTTATCAACGCGCTCGTGATTCAGAAAAAGAAATTGCAAGAAAAGTTTTACAAGGTCAATGGCGCTGGCCTGCACGATGGGCTCTTTGGTATTTCCGTCCAGTTGGAGCTTGTCCACCTGAATGGTATAACCAGCCATTTGTAGGACAGTTTAAAAGCCATTGTTTTTATGAACCAAGTGGTGATGAATGTCCGAAAATGTATTCACGATAG
- a CDS encoding sensor histidine kinase, producing MIRLFIRDHIPLICFTIIQLLAIFLVYWFDGHNHITTALYAMFLGVFFMGSYLVFRYFTHRSFYERLANPMQSLDESVQKSDFAAVSAALQELLEVQYRHYQNQLQMQERKNNDHLTFMNQWIHQMKTPLSVIELITQDEVDSRFESINEETDRLKKGLEMALYVARLEAFTQDFYVERVQLHKIVNDSVHEHKRFFIRNFVYPELEIDKDITVESDVKWLQFLIGQILSNAIKYSSGSREKIKMKACKEGNTVILEIADNGVGIPKQDLPRVFKPFFTGENGRDFKESTGMGLYLVYEITKQLGHSVEIHSEVGKGTVVRIIFF from the coding sequence ATGATAAGGTTGTTTATACGTGATCATATACCACTTATTTGCTTTACCATAATTCAACTACTAGCTATATTTCTCGTATATTGGTTTGATGGGCATAATCATATTACAACGGCGTTATATGCAATGTTTCTAGGTGTTTTCTTTATGGGAAGTTATTTAGTGTTTCGTTATTTTACACATCGTTCTTTTTATGAGCGCCTAGCAAACCCGATGCAATCTTTGGATGAATCTGTTCAAAAATCTGATTTTGCAGCTGTATCGGCTGCTCTTCAAGAACTACTTGAGGTGCAATATAGACATTATCAAAATCAGCTGCAAATGCAAGAGAGAAAAAATAATGACCATTTAACCTTTATGAATCAGTGGATCCATCAAATGAAAACACCTTTATCTGTAATAGAATTAATTACACAGGATGAAGTAGATTCACGTTTTGAAAGTATAAATGAGGAAACTGATCGATTAAAAAAGGGATTAGAAATGGCTCTGTATGTCGCACGTTTAGAAGCGTTTACACAAGACTTTTATGTAGAAAGGGTACAACTACATAAAATAGTGAATGATTCGGTACATGAACATAAACGATTCTTTATACGAAATTTTGTATATCCAGAGCTTGAAATTGATAAGGACATTACTGTAGAAAGTGATGTGAAATGGTTACAATTTTTAATCGGACAAATACTATCGAATGCGATTAAGTATTCATCAGGTAGTAGAGAAAAGATTAAAATGAAAGCTTGTAAGGAAGGTAATACCGTTATACTTGAAATTGCTGATAATGGCGTAGGTATACCAAAACAAGATTTACCAAGAGTATTCAAACCTTTCTTTACAGGAGAAAACGGTAGAGATTTTAAAGAATCAACAGGAATGGGGCTATACCTTGTATATGAAATTACAAAACAATTAGGACATAGTGTGGAAATCCATTCAGAAGTTGGTAAAGGTACGGTAGTACGAATAATATTTTTTTAA
- the lysS gene encoding lysine--tRNA ligase — MHWAYEVAHELIRKHPNKEMFVCASGISPSGSVHIGNFREIVTTYFVVRALQDLGKKTRFIFSWDDYDRFRKVPKNIDPSFAKYIGMPYCDIPDPYGCHNSYAEHFEKEFEKSLQAFGIEVEFIYQHDEYRSGRYNDNILEALYKRKEIYDILMDFKTGECSEEERESFYPATLYCERCGKDTTTITHFNEVLKTVRYECECGNEKELSVLNTKKMKLNWKIDWPMRWMIEDVVFEPGGRDHSSETGSYNVSKEIARKIFNREAPHYVAYDFIGIKGNHEKMSSSSGNSITPSDILKVYIPEVILFMFAKYKPGAAFHIGLDEDVIRNYTEYERLKDSYENKTLKNEDLFNAIKISKVDSEFKEYPKFNQVAGTLPLLNFDSTILQGILKKIDRSYALDEMRAISNRAEYWIRNFQSEKLIAVNQEKNAEFYYTLDERQKEWLVEVCKILRSNKDYSNLMEQLYAICHHENKKIMKENQKQLFTIIYKLIMNQSNGPRIPLLIHVVSIERFITLLDF; from the coding sequence ATGCATTGGGCGTATGAAGTAGCGCATGAATTAATTAGGAAACATCCAAATAAAGAAATGTTTGTTTGTGCATCTGGAATTAGTCCGTCAGGTTCTGTTCATATTGGGAACTTTCGTGAAATCGTAACGACTTATTTCGTAGTAAGAGCACTTCAAGATTTAGGGAAAAAGACTCGTTTTATATTTTCGTGGGATGATTATGATAGGTTTAGAAAAGTTCCAAAAAATATTGATCCATCTTTTGCAAAGTATATTGGTATGCCATACTGTGATATTCCAGATCCGTATGGATGTCATAACTCGTATGCGGAGCATTTTGAAAAAGAGTTTGAAAAATCGCTTCAAGCATTTGGAATTGAAGTAGAATTTATTTATCAACATGATGAATATAGAAGTGGAAGGTATAATGATAATATTTTAGAGGCTTTGTATAAACGAAAAGAAATATATGATATTTTAATGGATTTTAAAACTGGAGAGTGTAGTGAAGAAGAGCGAGAGAGCTTTTATCCAGCTACATTATATTGTGAGAGGTGCGGAAAAGATACAACAACTATTACACATTTTAATGAAGTATTAAAAACAGTCCGGTATGAATGTGAATGCGGAAATGAAAAAGAGTTATCCGTATTAAATACAAAAAAAATGAAATTGAATTGGAAAATCGATTGGCCGATGAGATGGATGATAGAGGATGTTGTTTTTGAACCGGGCGGTAGAGATCATTCATCAGAAACGGGTAGTTATAATGTATCAAAAGAAATTGCAAGGAAAATATTCAATCGAGAAGCGCCTCATTACGTTGCTTACGATTTCATTGGTATTAAAGGGAATCATGAAAAAATGTCTAGTTCTTCAGGGAATAGTATTACACCAAGCGATATATTGAAAGTGTATATACCAGAAGTAATTCTCTTTATGTTTGCAAAATACAAACCAGGCGCTGCTTTTCATATTGGGTTGGATGAAGATGTGATTCGTAATTATACAGAGTATGAACGATTGAAAGATAGTTATGAAAATAAAACGCTCAAAAATGAAGATTTATTTAATGCAATTAAAATCTCTAAAGTTGATAGCGAGTTTAAAGAATATCCGAAATTTAATCAAGTAGCAGGAACGTTACCATTATTAAATTTTGATTCAACTATTTTACAGGGGATATTAAAGAAAATAGATAGGAGCTATGCATTAGATGAAATGAGAGCGATAAGTAATCGCGCAGAGTATTGGATAAGAAACTTTCAATCTGAAAAATTAATCGCGGTAAATCAGGAGAAAAATGCAGAGTTTTACTACACATTAGATGAAAGGCAGAAAGAATGGCTAGTAGAAGTTTGTAAAATACTTCGTTCTAATAAAGATTACTCTAACTTAATGGAGCAATTATATGCGATTTGTCATCATGAAAATAAAAAAATAATGAAAGAAAATCAAAAACAATTATTCACTATTATATATAAGCTCATTATGAATCAATCAAATGGTCCTCGTATACCATTATTAATACATGTGGTAAGCATAGAAAGATTCATCACACTATTAGATTTCTAA
- a CDS encoding aldo/keto reductase family protein → MGFSKLGNSGLTVSKIAYGNWINHGGKVDEITANDCVKTALDVGITTFDTADVYSDTIAEEVLGQSLKDIRRESIELCTKVCHPTGPGKNDRGLSRKHIIENCNASLKRLQTDYIDVYYAHRFDKTTPLEETMLAFSDLVRQGKVLYLGVSEWTSEQITRGAALAKELNIPLIASQPQYSMLWRVIETDVIPTCQREGLGQIVWSPLAQGILTGKYQPGKPLPNQSRANSDAGKPFFDKLVQRWMSDDVLTSIQKLNPIAQEINLTLSQLAIAWVLQNPAVSSAIIGASNPEQVRENVIASSITLQPEIMDQIDRVLKGFAEYDSSKTG, encoded by the coding sequence ATGGGATTTAGTAAACTAGGAAACAGTGGATTAACAGTAAGCAAGATTGCATACGGGAACTGGATAAACCATGGTGGAAAAGTGGATGAGATTACTGCAAATGATTGTGTGAAAACCGCTCTAGATGTCGGAATTACAACGTTTGATACTGCTGATGTTTATTCAGATACGATAGCCGAAGAAGTACTTGGCCAATCTTTGAAAGATATACGCCGAGAAAGTATAGAACTATGTACAAAAGTATGCCATCCGACCGGCCCTGGAAAAAATGATCGTGGATTATCAAGAAAACATATTATAGAAAATTGTAATGCATCGTTAAAAAGATTACAGACAGACTATATCGATGTCTATTATGCACATAGATTTGATAAAACAACTCCTCTTGAGGAAACGATGTTAGCTTTCTCAGATCTTGTAAGACAAGGTAAAGTCCTTTATTTAGGCGTAAGTGAGTGGACATCAGAACAAATTACCCGTGGTGCAGCACTTGCTAAGGAATTAAACATTCCACTTATCGCTAGCCAACCTCAATATTCAATGTTATGGCGAGTTATTGAAACTGATGTAATTCCAACATGTCAACGTGAGGGACTTGGCCAAATCGTATGGTCCCCACTCGCACAAGGCATTCTCACTGGAAAATATCAACCTGGTAAACCATTACCGAATCAATCGCGTGCTAACTCTGATGCTGGAAAACCGTTTTTTGACAAACTCGTGCAACGTTGGATGAGTGATGATGTGCTTACTTCTATCCAGAAACTTAACCCCATCGCACAAGAAATTAACCTTACCCTATCTCAACTCGCAATTGCTTGGGTGTTACAAAATCCAGCTGTTTCTTCTGCAATTATTGGTGCTTCAAATCCGGAACAAGTAAGAGAAAACGTAATTGCTTCTAGTATTACATTGCAACCTGAAATTATGGATCAGATTGATCGTGTATTAAAAGGTTTCGCTGAGTATGATTCTAGCAAAACAGGTTGA
- the abc-f gene encoding ribosomal protection-like ABC-F family protein, which yields MKGILKLNDVYVEIKENTLLEKMNVAVKQGDVIGLIGKNGAGKSTLLQLINGKIEPSKGIVEWQQMNMTTAYVEQEIESFISNDVISQEAELLAKWGVPTNDFHTLSGGEKLKIRLAKGFAENPNVLILDEPTNHLDEISTGFLIKQIKKMKGTVIVVSHDRYFLDVVATKIWSIEDKKIIEHSGNYTSYMKAREQRRKSQQREYEKQQKKIEQVETHIKELSSWSQKAHAQSTKQEGVKEFYRVKAKRMDAQVKSKRKRLEKELEKTKVERVKEEYSVEFSIQANKKVGKRFLEVKQLKKDFYGKVLFENVNFTIQHGEKVAIVGPNGSGKTTLLKMIMGTETAEGEIWISPSANIGYLTQEVFDLPLDKTPENLFFKETFEERGKVQNLMKHLGFQDSQWKEPIEHMSMGERVKCKLMAYILDEKDVLILDEPTNHLDLPSREQLENTLAEYNGTLVIVSHDRYFLEKTTNTKLVFSNNTIQKQLEEPTKTRDNIEELRLTLETERQEVLGKLSFLTSNDKEYKELDERFIELTKQIKAL from the coding sequence ATGAAAGGAATTTTAAAATTAAATGATGTTTATGTTGAAATAAAGGAAAATACTTTGTTAGAAAAAATGAATGTAGCAGTGAAACAAGGGGATGTTATCGGATTAATTGGTAAAAATGGTGCTGGTAAATCAACGTTACTTCAATTAATAAATGGAAAGATTGAACCTTCAAAAGGGATTGTTGAATGGCAACAAATGAATATGACAACCGCATATGTTGAGCAAGAAATAGAATCTTTTATTAGTAATGATGTGATTTCGCAAGAAGCAGAACTTCTTGCGAAATGGGGCGTGCCAACGAACGATTTTCATACTTTAAGTGGTGGTGAAAAGCTGAAAATTCGATTAGCAAAAGGATTTGCCGAAAATCCTAATGTTTTAATATTAGACGAACCGACAAATCATTTAGATGAGATCAGTACGGGATTTCTCATTAAACAAATAAAAAAGATGAAAGGTACTGTTATCGTTGTATCGCATGACAGATATTTTTTAGATGTTGTCGCAACCAAAATATGGTCAATTGAGGACAAAAAAATAATTGAACATAGTGGTAATTATACGAGCTACATGAAAGCACGTGAGCAAAGAAGGAAGTCGCAGCAGCGTGAATATGAAAAGCAGCAAAAAAAGATAGAACAAGTAGAAACACATATAAAAGAATTGAGTTCATGGTCACAAAAGGCACACGCGCAGTCTACAAAACAAGAAGGTGTGAAAGAATTCTATCGTGTAAAAGCGAAGCGAATGGATGCGCAAGTGAAGTCAAAACGAAAACGACTCGAAAAAGAGCTGGAGAAAACGAAAGTAGAACGTGTGAAAGAAGAGTATTCAGTTGAGTTTTCTATTCAAGCGAACAAAAAAGTAGGAAAACGCTTTTTAGAAGTAAAGCAATTAAAAAAAGACTTTTATGGGAAAGTATTATTTGAAAACGTTAATTTTACAATTCAGCACGGTGAGAAAGTTGCGATTGTTGGACCAAACGGTAGTGGGAAAACAACACTACTGAAGATGATTATGGGAACGGAAACTGCTGAAGGAGAAATATGGATTTCACCATCTGCAAACATCGGCTATTTAACACAAGAAGTTTTTGATTTACCGCTTGATAAAACACCAGAAAATTTATTTTTTAAAGAGACGTTTGAAGAAAGAGGAAAAGTCCAAAATTTAATGAAACATTTAGGGTTCCAAGATTCTCAATGGAAAGAGCCGATTGAGCATATGAGTATGGGAGAAAGAGTAAAATGTAAGCTAATGGCTTATATTTTAGATGAAAAAGATGTACTCATTTTAGACGAACCGACGAATCACCTAGATCTACCTTCACGTGAACAACTTGAAAATACATTAGCTGAGTATAACGGAACATTAGTAATTGTTTCTCACGATCGATATTTTCTAGAGAAAACTACTAACACAAAACTCGTGTTTTCAAACAATACGATACAAAAGCAGCTAGAAGAGCCTACTAAAACAAGAGATAATATTGAAGAGCTACGTTTAACGTTAGAAACAGAGAGACAAGAAGTATTAGGGAAATTAAGCTTTTTAACTTCTAACGACAAGGAATATAAAGAACTTGATGAACGATTTATAGAACTTACGAAGCAGATAAAGGCGCTATAG
- a CDS encoding acetamidase/formamidase family protein, which yields MYRIHKDNIIYSMSPENKPCMEVENGSRLVFETYDCFENQIDSEDVVFQELDWNRINPATGPVYIKGAEPGDILVVTIEKINIAEQGVLTTGANLGVMGDELNENIVKIVPIHYEHVVFSSELQIPINPMIGVIGTAPKEESISCGTPHDHGGNMDCKEIKEGTTLLLPVNVPGALLALGDLHAAMGDGEIGVSGVEVAGEVTVTVQTIKGKQWPLPMAIQKEKMMTIASEKLLDDAANRAVRNMVTFLHEELEMSKADATLLLSAAGNLKVCQVVDPLKTARMELGMDYVEKLGFTFSKFHIK from the coding sequence ATGTATCGAATTCATAAAGATAATATCATTTACTCAATGTCACCAGAAAATAAGCCGTGTATGGAAGTAGAGAATGGGAGTAGGCTTGTGTTTGAAACGTACGACTGTTTTGAAAACCAAATTGATTCTGAAGATGTCGTGTTTCAAGAATTAGATTGGAACCGAATTAATCCAGCGACTGGGCCTGTATATATTAAAGGAGCAGAACCAGGCGATATATTAGTCGTAACGATTGAAAAAATTAATATTGCAGAGCAGGGTGTTTTAACTACAGGTGCGAATCTTGGTGTAATGGGTGATGAGTTAAATGAAAATATAGTAAAAATCGTCCCAATACATTATGAACATGTTGTGTTTTCAAGTGAACTACAAATCCCGATTAATCCAATGATTGGGGTAATTGGTACTGCGCCGAAAGAAGAGAGCATTTCATGTGGCACACCGCATGATCATGGCGGGAATATGGACTGTAAAGAAATTAAAGAAGGAACAACATTACTACTACCAGTTAATGTCCCAGGGGCACTATTAGCGTTAGGTGATTTACACGCAGCAATGGGTGATGGGGAAATTGGTGTTAGTGGTGTAGAGGTTGCTGGTGAGGTAACTGTAACAGTTCAAACGATAAAAGGAAAACAATGGCCATTACCAATGGCTATTCAAAAAGAAAAAATGATGACGATTGCTTCAGAGAAATTGTTAGATGATGCAGCAAATCGTGCTGTACGTAATATGGTGACATTTTTACATGAAGAATTAGAAATGTCTAAAGCTGATGCAACGCTTTTATTATCAGCAGCAGGTAATTTAAAAGTTTGCCAAGTTGTGGATCCGCTGAAAACGGCGCGTATGGAACTAGGAATGGATTATGTGGAGAAACTAGGATTTACTTTTAGTAAATTTCATATTAAATAG
- a CDS encoding response regulator transcription factor, translated as MVKIMIVEDDMKIAELLSTHVAKYGYQGVIVSDFQNVLNIFLEEQPELVLLDINLPSFDGYFWCRQIRGVSTCPILFISAREGTMDQVMALENGGDDFIPKPFHYEVVVAKIRSHLRRAYGDYAPKLEERMIEQQGLCLYPERLVLKLRNDEIDITRNEAIFLETLMKNYPRVVSREVLLNKLWDSESYVDDNTLSVNTTRVRKKLQTLHIEGAIETIRSVGYRFHITWDNGIEK; from the coding sequence ATGGTCAAAATTATGATTGTAGAAGACGATATGAAAATTGCAGAACTATTATCAACACATGTTGCGAAATATGGTTATCAAGGAGTTATTGTATCGGATTTTCAAAATGTATTAAACATTTTTTTAGAAGAACAACCAGAGTTAGTTTTATTAGATATTAATTTACCGAGTTTTGATGGGTACTTTTGGTGTCGTCAAATTCGCGGAGTTTCAACATGTCCGATATTATTCATTTCGGCCCGTGAAGGCACGATGGATCAAGTGATGGCGTTAGAAAACGGTGGTGATGATTTTATTCCGAAACCTTTTCATTATGAAGTTGTAGTGGCGAAAATTCGTAGTCATTTAAGACGTGCATATGGAGATTATGCACCGAAATTAGAAGAACGAATGATTGAACAACAAGGTCTTTGTTTATATCCCGAAAGACTTGTATTGAAACTTAGAAATGACGAGATTGATATAACGAGAAACGAAGCTATTTTTTTAGAGACATTAATGAAAAATTATCCGCGTGTTGTGAGTAGAGAAGTCTTACTTAATAAATTATGGGATAGTGAATCTTATGTTGATGATAATACATTAAGTGTAAATACAACACGTGTGCGTAAAAAGTTACAAACGTTGCATATAGAAGGTGCGATTGAAACGATTCGTAGTGTTGGATATAGATTTCATATTACTTGGGATAATGGTATAGAAAAATGA
- a CDS encoding SMP-30/gluconolactonase/LRE family protein, with amino-acid sequence MFSNIDLVLNVKASLAEGPCWNEKKQLLYWVDIMEKKLCIYNPTTNTNQVIALNQQIGCVVPYLEDKLLLAMENGFYSINVNTEKLTHIFDPEPHLIENRFNDGKCDPAGRFWAGTTDTYGMNAAGSLYCLHNNLSVKKKVSHVNTSNGIAWSPDHTYLYFIDTPTKKVVRYQYNIRTGDIHNPSDVIIFSENDGLPDGMTIDEEGCLWIAHWGGSKITRWNPSTGEQILSIPIPALYVTSCTFGGPNLTDLYVTTARTRMTDDELKEYPHAGGIFRIQTNVKGCPTYSFCNKNIGAETI; translated from the coding sequence TTGTTCAGTAATATAGACTTAGTTTTAAATGTTAAAGCAAGTTTAGCTGAAGGACCATGTTGGAATGAAAAAAAGCAACTTTTATATTGGGTTGATATTATGGAGAAAAAATTATGCATATATAATCCTACTACCAATACGAACCAAGTAATCGCTCTCAATCAACAAATTGGCTGTGTTGTTCCATATTTAGAGGACAAATTACTCTTAGCTATGGAAAACGGCTTTTATTCTATTAATGTAAATACAGAAAAACTGACACATATTTTTGACCCCGAACCTCATTTAATAGAAAATCGTTTTAATGATGGAAAATGTGATCCAGCTGGTCGTTTCTGGGCAGGTACTACAGATACATACGGTATGAATGCTGCAGGTTCCTTATATTGTTTACATAATAATTTGAGTGTAAAGAAAAAAGTTTCACATGTAAATACTTCAAACGGAATCGCTTGGTCACCTGATCATACATACCTTTACTTTATAGATACACCTACTAAAAAAGTGGTTCGCTATCAATATAATATACGTACTGGAGACATTCATAATCCAAGTGATGTAATCATTTTCTCTGAAAATGATGGTCTACCTGATGGTATGACAATTGACGAAGAAGGTTGTTTATGGATTGCACATTGGGGAGGTTCAAAAATAACTAGATGGAATCCCTCTACTGGAGAACAAATATTAAGTATTCCAATTCCTGCGTTATATGTAACATCATGTACATTTGGTGGGCCTAACTTAACTGATTTATATGTTACAACAGCCAGAACAAGAATGACGGATGACGAATTAAAAGAGTATCCACATGCTGGTGGTATTTTTCGAATTCAAACAAATGTTAAAGGCTGCCCCACCTATTCATTTTGTAATAAAAATATTGGAGCTGAAACAATATGA
- a CDS encoding DUF2197 domain-containing protein: MHMMFYEIVCFSCKNIFRVYEGSEKYKRFKEKPKGAYCCDECSHKIQLEAIKNFFR, encoded by the coding sequence ATGCATATGATGTTTTATGAGATTGTTTGCTTTTCTTGTAAGAATATATTTCGTGTTTACGAAGGTAGTGAAAAATATAAGCGATTTAAAGAGAAACCAAAAGGGGCATATTGTTGTGATGAGTGTAGCCACAAAATTCAATTAGAAGCGATAAAGAATTTTTTTAGATAA
- a CDS encoding GNAT family N-acetyltransferase, giving the protein MGEESLTKLFRIDCGEIYLQEFMVKDAESIYKIANQSEIGKFLPDWKSTKEQRMDWIANYEIPANKAFLEAVKTTNNIDNHMLKLGIFKEATNECIGWCCTGMKEELPSPNREIMYAISNEHQNHGYATKATKGLIDYLFKETNLNVLNAIALINNVPSNKVIKKCRFTYLSEQKIENQIYNHYVLSKSEWIKNISL; this is encoded by the coding sequence ATGGGAGAAGAGAGTTTGACTAAGTTATTTAGAATAGATTGTGGAGAAATATACTTGCAAGAGTTTATGGTCAAAGATGCAGAGAGTATTTATAAAATAGCAAATCAATCGGAAATAGGAAAGTTTTTACCAGACTGGAAATCAACGAAAGAACAAAGGATGGATTGGATTGCAAATTATGAAATACCAGCAAACAAAGCATTTCTTGAGGCAGTGAAAACTACGAATAACATAGATAATCATATGTTAAAGCTAGGAATATTTAAGGAAGCTACAAATGAATGCATTGGATGGTGTTGCACAGGAATGAAAGAAGAACTCCCTTCACCAAACAGAGAGATAATGTATGCTATCTCAAATGAACATCAAAATCATGGCTATGCTACAAAAGCGACTAAAGGCTTAATTGACTATTTGTTTAAAGAAACAAATTTAAACGTCCTCAACGCAATTGCTTTAATTAACAATGTACCATCAAATAAAGTTATTAAAAAATGCAGGTTTACTTATTTGAGTGAACAGAAGATAGAAAATCAAATATATAATCATTATGTATTGAGTAAATCTGAATGGATAAAAAATATTTCTCTGTAA
- a CDS encoding class I SAM-dependent methyltransferase, producing MNRIDYIRQEEKNYHDLCYEQYKLFETGSWLHKPVKTVMDLMDYFEEKNKLQVLDLGSGVGRNSIPIAQKIKNASGTVTCIDLLDSALTKLQIYSKEHDVFEVIKTEEAAIENYHIRPNTYDYIVAVSSLEHVRSEEDFKNVLHSMKRGTKNGGINCLIINSNIQEIDSITNEKLEALIEINLSTEEMISTLKSIYKEWKELKVEIKELAYDIVRNERHIQLKTNAITFVVQK from the coding sequence ATGAACCGTATCGATTACATAAGACAAGAAGAAAAGAACTATCACGATCTTTGCTATGAACAATATAAACTATTTGAAACTGGATCTTGGCTTCACAAGCCGGTTAAAACAGTTATGGATTTAATGGACTACTTTGAAGAGAAAAACAAATTACAAGTGCTTGACCTTGGCTCTGGCGTCGGTAGAAATAGCATTCCAATTGCACAAAAGATTAAAAATGCTAGCGGAACTGTTACATGTATTGATTTACTTGATTCCGCTTTAACAAAGCTACAAATTTATAGCAAAGAACATGACGTATTCGAGGTTATAAAAACAGAAGAAGCAGCAATTGAAAACTATCATATTAGACCTAATACTTATGACTATATCGTTGCAGTATCAAGTTTAGAGCATGTCAGATCAGAAGAAGATTTTAAAAATGTACTCCACTCTATGAAAAGAGGTACAAAAAACGGTGGTATTAATTGTTTAATTATTAACTCTAACATACAAGAAATTGATTCAATAACGAATGAAAAATTAGAAGCTTTAATTGAAATTAATCTTTCAACCGAAGAAATGATAAGTACTTTAAAAAGCATTTATAAAGAATGGAAAGAACTAAAAGTTGAAATAAAAGAATTAGCTTATGATATTGTTCGAAATGAAAGACACATTCAATTAAAAACAAATGCCATTACGTTTGTCGTTCAGAAATAA